The Candidatus Eisenbacteria bacterium genome window below encodes:
- a CDS encoding peptidylprolyl isomerase, which translates to MLHAPVRTLGLAITAACLLTVSTARADDPAGAAAATPAKEAAPKAAAAKEATPKAAPAKGTAPKEAAVKEAAPKTADEVAVLETTKGRMVIEFWDKDAPQTVANFKKLARQGYFDGTGFHRIIKNFMVQGGDPKSKNPKAPDLGTGDPGYKIKDEFNAHKHVPGVISMANSGTPNSAGSQFFLMHGAAPFLDGKYTAFGHLIDGMTVLNDIANTPVGPNPMMGGEQSKPLEWTTLKSVKIMARSAALSKATAAAPAAKVKIPAAGSGISGMNKKAASTKPAEKAAAPAKAGESKEGEKTGEAAETAKSTEKETAPADSAQGKTQ; encoded by the coding sequence ATGCTTCACGCACCAGTTCGCACCTTAGGGCTTGCCATCACCGCCGCGTGCCTTCTGACAGTTTCGACCGCCCGGGCGGACGATCCGGCCGGGGCGGCAGCGGCGACCCCGGCGAAGGAGGCCGCGCCAAAGGCGGCCGCCGCCAAGGAAGCCACACCGAAGGCCGCTCCCGCGAAGGGAACCGCGCCGAAGGAGGCCGCCGTGAAAGAGGCCGCGCCCAAGACGGCCGACGAGGTCGCCGTTCTGGAGACGACCAAGGGACGGATGGTGATCGAGTTTTGGGACAAGGACGCGCCCCAGACGGTCGCGAACTTCAAGAAGCTCGCGCGCCAGGGCTACTTCGACGGCACGGGGTTCCACCGGATCATCAAGAACTTCATGGTCCAGGGCGGCGATCCGAAGTCGAAGAATCCCAAGGCCCCCGATCTCGGCACGGGAGACCCAGGGTACAAGATCAAAGACGAGTTCAACGCCCACAAGCACGTCCCCGGCGTCATCTCGATGGCGAACAGCGGGACGCCGAACTCGGCCGGCTCGCAGTTCTTCCTGATGCACGGAGCGGCGCCGTTCCTCGACGGCAAATACACGGCGTTCGGCCACCTGATCGACGGGATGACCGTGTTGAACGACATCGCGAACACGCCGGTCGGGCCGAACCCGATGATGGGCGGAGAGCAATCGAAGCCGCTCGAGTGGACCACCCTCAAGTCGGTGAAGATCATGGCTCGGTCCGCCGCCCTCTCGAAGGCTACGGCCGCGGCTCCGGCGGCGAAGGTCAAGATTCCGGCGGCCGGAAGCGGGATCTCGGGCATGAACAAGAAGGCCGCGTCGACGAAGCCCGCCGAGAAGGCCGCGGCCCCGGCGAAGGCTGGGGAATCCAAGGAAGGCGAGAAGACGGGTGAGGCGGCCGAGACGGCGAAGAGCACGGAGAAGGAGACCGCTCCCGCCGATTCCGCCCAGGGCAAGACCCAGTAG
- a CDS encoding cysteine desulfurase codes for MARIYLDNNASTSIRPEVFEAMQPYFLEHYGNASSAHAYGQEARGAVEDARARVAALLRATPGEIVFTSGGTESDNLAVIGAARALRSKGRHVVTTAIEHDAVRHAGDLLEQDGFEVTRVAPGPDGRVPPQAIDAAIRPETILVTVMAANNESGVIQPMAEIGAICAAKGVAFHTDAVQAAGKIPIDVGAWQATMATITAHKFYGPKGAGALFIKRGFRPAPLQVGGDHEKGRRAGTENVPAIVGLGRAAELASSDLATVPARVAALRDRLEAGIESRVPHVVRHGAAAPRVCNTAHISFVGAEGEHLILSLDMKGIAVSSGAACKAGSSHPSHVLLAMGVPANVAQSAVRFSLGRSTTEADIDRVLEILPGVVEKLRRGSPTLAS; via the coding sequence ATGGCGCGCATCTACCTCGACAACAATGCTTCGACATCGATCCGCCCCGAGGTATTCGAGGCGATGCAGCCCTATTTCCTCGAGCACTACGGGAACGCCTCGAGCGCGCACGCCTACGGACAGGAGGCGCGGGGCGCCGTCGAGGACGCGCGCGCGCGCGTCGCGGCGCTCCTCAGGGCCACCCCGGGCGAGATCGTGTTCACGAGCGGCGGGACGGAGTCGGACAACCTCGCCGTCATCGGCGCGGCCCGCGCGCTTCGCTCGAAGGGGCGCCACGTGGTGACCACGGCGATCGAGCACGACGCGGTCCGGCACGCGGGCGATCTCCTGGAGCAGGACGGGTTCGAGGTGACGCGCGTCGCCCCGGGCCCGGACGGACGCGTCCCGCCTCAGGCGATCGATGCCGCGATCCGGCCCGAGACGATCCTCGTCACCGTGATGGCCGCGAACAACGAGAGCGGGGTCATCCAGCCGATGGCCGAGATCGGCGCGATCTGCGCCGCGAAGGGCGTGGCGTTCCACACGGACGCGGTCCAGGCGGCAGGGAAGATCCCGATCGACGTCGGCGCGTGGCAGGCGACGATGGCCACGATCACCGCGCACAAGTTTTACGGGCCGAAGGGCGCCGGCGCGCTCTTCATCAAGCGCGGATTCCGGCCGGCCCCGCTCCAGGTGGGCGGCGACCACGAGAAGGGCCGACGGGCGGGCACGGAAAACGTTCCCGCGATCGTCGGCCTGGGACGCGCCGCGGAGCTTGCGTCGTCCGATCTGGCCACGGTCCCGGCGCGCGTCGCCGCGCTTCGCGACCGGCTCGAGGCCGGGATCGAGTCGCGCGTGCCGCACGTGGTCCGTCACGGCGCCGCGGCGCCGCGGGTTTGCAACACCGCGCACATCTCCTTCGTCGGCGCGGAGGGGGAGCATCTGATCCTCTCACTCGACATGAAGGGCATCGCCGTCTCGAGCGGCGCCGCCTGCAAGGCGGGCTCATCCCATCCCTCCCACGTACTTCTCGCGATGGGAGTCCCCGCGAACGTGGCCCAGTCGGCGGTCCGCTTCAGCCTCGGCCGCTCCACCACCGAGGCCGACATCGACCGCGTCCTCGAGATCCTGCCCGGCGTCGTGGAGAAGCTCCGCCGGGGCTCTCCGACGCTCGCCTCGTAG
- the mnmA gene encoding tRNA 2-thiouridine(34) synthase MnmA, giving the protein MQNFLPDRPSTVLVAMSGGVDSSVAASILAAEGHTVIGVTMKLWCYAEGPSPSRGCCTLEAIDDCRAVAHRMGFAHYVLNLEDAFREHVIEDLVGEYLRGRTPNPCVQCNNWLKFGELMRAAERFDCDYVATGHYARRGFDAEGRATLLQAREGAKDQSYVLWGLKQEVLRKSLFPIGHRSKEEVRAAAREHGLSVADKRESQDICFVEGRSYTDFMKERFPERLAASPRGEVRDAEGRALRSHDGIHAFTIGQRRGVNVSAKERLYVTKIDAATGTVEVDREGALFRRDARIARVSYTSGADPAGPLAVRGKIRYLHEPAPAVLTPLEDGLADVRFDAPQRAMTPGQSLVLYEDDRVVAGGLIEQVG; this is encoded by the coding sequence ATGCAGAACTTTCTCCCGGATCGCCCCTCGACCGTGCTCGTCGCCATGAGCGGCGGCGTGGACAGCTCCGTCGCCGCCTCGATCCTCGCGGCCGAAGGGCACACGGTGATCGGCGTGACGATGAAGCTCTGGTGCTACGCCGAGGGCCCCTCGCCGAGTCGCGGCTGCTGCACGCTCGAGGCGATCGACGATTGCCGCGCCGTGGCGCACCGCATGGGGTTTGCGCACTACGTCCTCAACTTGGAAGACGCGTTTCGGGAGCACGTCATCGAGGACTTGGTCGGCGAATACCTGCGCGGGCGCACCCCGAATCCCTGTGTCCAGTGCAACAACTGGCTCAAGTTCGGAGAGCTGATGCGCGCCGCGGAGCGGTTCGACTGCGATTATGTCGCGACGGGGCACTACGCGCGCCGCGGGTTCGACGCGGAGGGGCGCGCCACGCTGCTACAGGCCCGGGAGGGGGCGAAGGATCAGTCCTACGTCCTCTGGGGGCTCAAGCAGGAGGTGCTCCGAAAGTCCCTCTTCCCGATCGGGCACCGGTCGAAGGAGGAGGTCCGCGCCGCCGCGCGCGAGCACGGGCTCTCGGTCGCCGACAAGCGCGAGAGCCAGGACATCTGCTTCGTGGAGGGGCGGAGCTACACGGACTTCATGAAGGAGCGCTTCCCGGAGCGCCTCGCGGCCTCCCCGCGCGGCGAAGTGCGCGACGCCGAGGGGCGGGCGCTTCGCAGCCATGACGGGATCCACGCGTTCACGATCGGCCAGCGCCGCGGGGTCAACGTCTCGGCGAAGGAGCGGCTCTACGTGACGAAGATCGATGCCGCGACCGGGACGGTCGAGGTCGACCGCGAGGGCGCGCTGTTCCGCCGCGACGCCCGGATCGCGCGCGTCTCCTACACGTCCGGAGCCGACCCGGCGGGCCCGCTCGCCGTCCGGGGGAAGATCCGCTACCTGCACGAGCCCGCGCCGGCGGTTCTCACGCCGCTCGAGGACGGTCTCGCCGATGTCCGCTTCGACGCGCCTCAGCGCGCCATGACTCCCGGTCAGTCGCTCGTCCTCTACGAAGACGACCGGGTCGTCGCGGGGGGCCTGATCGAGCAGGTCGGGTGA
- a CDS encoding thioredoxin domain-containing protein, whose amino-acid sequence MNAPPHRNRLANEKSPYLLQHASNPVDWHPWGEAAFEIARREDRPIFLSIGYSTCHWCHVMERESFEQEDVARILNQHFVPVKVDREERPDVDQIYMTVCQALTGSGGWPLTLILTPDRRPFFAGTYFPPEARFGRPGLKEVLYQVVSAWEQQRDRVSEAAERITQGIQPQFAGSPGGALGAEALRLAFDQLASRFDESHGGFGVAPKFPTPHVLTFLLRFWLRAGAQRALEMVETTLQAMRRGGVFDHVGFGFHRYSTDREWLVPHFEKMLYDQALLMIAYVEAYQATRNPVYGAVAKEIATYVLRDMTSPEGAFYSAEDADSEGEEGKFYVWRRSEIETILGADEAALYCRAYQIEAEGNWRDEASGRVPGTNIPHLDENPAAIAKELEIEPVELARRLESARQKVFEARERRVRPHKDDKILTSWNGLMIVALAKGAQAFDDPSYAEAAGRALDFLSAKLVREDGRLLARFRDGEAAHPAYLDDYAFLAWGLLELYEATFAARHLDAALRLVREMERLFRDPQAGGYFFTGEDGEALLARAKEIYDGAAPSGNSVAALVLLRLSRVTGDTGLERSAAAVFQAFSGATARVPTAHAQLLSALDFALGPTREIVIVGERADVEARSMAGEVARRFLPRKVILWNAPDEAKTLHRLAPFVKSQTPVAGASAAYLCENYACRAPVTSAAELALLLDAPIPTAAS is encoded by the coding sequence GTGAACGCCCCCCCGCACCGAAACCGCCTCGCCAACGAGAAGAGCCCCTACCTTCTCCAGCACGCCTCGAACCCCGTCGACTGGCATCCCTGGGGCGAGGCGGCGTTCGAGATCGCCCGCCGCGAGGATCGGCCCATCTTTCTCTCCATCGGGTACTCGACGTGCCACTGGTGCCATGTCATGGAGCGGGAGTCGTTCGAGCAGGAAGACGTCGCCCGGATCCTGAACCAGCATTTCGTGCCGGTCAAAGTCGACCGCGAGGAGCGGCCGGACGTCGACCAGATCTACATGACCGTCTGCCAGGCGCTGACCGGGAGCGGAGGGTGGCCGCTTACCTTGATTCTCACCCCCGATCGGCGGCCCTTCTTCGCGGGGACGTACTTTCCCCCCGAGGCGCGCTTCGGCCGGCCCGGGCTGAAGGAGGTTCTCTACCAGGTCGTCAGTGCGTGGGAGCAGCAGCGGGACCGCGTGTCGGAGGCGGCGGAGCGGATCACCCAGGGGATCCAGCCCCAGTTCGCGGGGAGCCCCGGCGGGGCGCTGGGCGCCGAGGCCCTCCGCCTCGCCTTCGATCAGCTCGCGTCGCGCTTTGACGAATCGCACGGCGGCTTCGGCGTCGCGCCGAAGTTTCCGACCCCGCACGTCCTCACGTTTCTTCTCCGCTTCTGGCTCCGCGCCGGAGCGCAGCGCGCGCTCGAGATGGTGGAGACGACACTTCAGGCGATGCGGCGCGGCGGCGTCTTCGATCACGTGGGATTCGGGTTCCACCGATACTCCACCGATCGCGAGTGGCTCGTCCCGCATTTCGAGAAGATGCTCTACGACCAGGCGCTCTTGATGATCGCCTACGTCGAGGCGTACCAGGCGACGCGGAACCCGGTCTACGGGGCGGTCGCGAAGGAGATCGCCACGTACGTTCTGCGCGACATGACCTCCCCGGAGGGGGCGTTCTATTCGGCGGAGGACGCCGACAGCGAGGGCGAAGAGGGGAAGTTCTACGTGTGGCGGCGGTCCGAGATCGAGACGATCCTGGGCGCCGACGAAGCCGCGCTCTACTGCCGCGCGTATCAGATCGAGGCAGAGGGGAACTGGCGGGACGAGGCGAGCGGCCGCGTCCCGGGAACGAACATCCCGCACCTGGATGAGAATCCCGCCGCCATCGCGAAGGAGCTTGAGATCGAGCCCGTGGAGCTGGCGCGCAGGCTCGAATCGGCGAGACAGAAGGTCTTCGAGGCTCGAGAGCGACGGGTCCGTCCGCACAAGGACGATAAGATCCTGACCTCGTGGAACGGCCTCATGATCGTCGCGCTCGCCAAGGGGGCGCAGGCCTTCGACGATCCGTCCTACGCGGAGGCGGCGGGGCGCGCCCTCGATTTCCTCTCCGCGAAGCTCGTGCGCGAGGACGGCCGGCTCCTCGCTCGTTTCCGGGACGGCGAGGCGGCCCACCCGGCCTACCTCGACGACTACGCCTTCCTGGCGTGGGGGCTGCTCGAGCTGTACGAGGCCACGTTCGCCGCCCGCCACCTCGACGCGGCGCTCCGGCTGGTTCGCGAGATGGAGCGGCTCTTCCGCGATCCCCAGGCCGGGGGCTATTTCTTCACGGGTGAAGACGGCGAGGCGCTTCTGGCCCGCGCGAAGGAGATCTACGACGGCGCCGCGCCCTCGGGGAATTCGGTCGCCGCGCTCGTGCTCCTCCGCCTCAGCCGCGTCACGGGGGATACGGGGCTCGAGCGGAGCGCCGCGGCGGTCTTCCAGGCGTTCTCCGGCGCTACGGCGCGCGTGCCGACCGCGCACGCCCAGCTTCTCTCGGCGCTCGATTTCGCCCTCGGGCCGACGCGTGAGATCGTGATCGTGGGGGAGAGGGCCGACGTGGAAGCGCGCTCCATGGCGGGCGAGGTGGCGCGGCGGTTCCTGCCGCGGAAGGTGATCCTATGGAACGCGCCGGACGAGGCCAAGACGCTCCACCGGCTCGCGCCGTTCGTGAAATCGCAGACGCCGGTCGCGGGCGCTTCCGCGGCCTACCTGTGCGAGAACTACGCCTGCCGCGCGCCGGTCACGAGCGCCGCCGAGCTCGCCCTGCTCCTCGACGCTCCGATTCCAACAGCTGCTTCTTGA
- the ada gene encoding bifunctional DNA-binding transcriptional regulator/O6-methylguanine-DNA methyltransferase Ada: MSSRVVGAKAVRTEIPISTDEIRWRAVLARDANLDGIFVTGVLTTGIYCRPSCPARRPKRENVRFFGAPEEAEHAGFRACLRCRPREGGRPNPHADMVRQVCRILVERPEERVTLTALAREVGVSPHHLQRTFKRAIGISPRQYADALRLGRLKQRLQGKDSVTMALYEAGYGSSSRLYETSTQRLGMTPGAYRDGGRGARIRYAVADTPIGRVLVAATERGICSVRIGASENAMAKELGREFPTATIERDREGLAEWVKRLTRHLEGRAPELDVPIDVRATAFQWRVYEALRSIPYGETRTYREVARSIGAPQAARAVGRACATNPVGIVIPCHRVVREGGALGGYAWGLGIKKQLLESERRGAGRARRRS; the protein is encoded by the coding sequence ATGAGCTCACGCGTGGTTGGTGCCAAGGCGGTTCGGACCGAGATCCCGATCTCCACGGACGAGATCCGCTGGCGGGCGGTCCTGGCGAGGGACGCGAACCTCGATGGGATCTTCGTCACGGGCGTCCTGACCACGGGGATCTATTGCCGCCCGTCCTGCCCGGCGCGGCGACCCAAGCGGGAGAACGTCCGCTTCTTCGGGGCGCCGGAGGAGGCCGAGCACGCGGGCTTCCGCGCCTGCCTGCGTTGCAGGCCGAGGGAGGGAGGCCGGCCCAACCCCCACGCCGACATGGTCCGGCAGGTATGCCGGATCCTGGTGGAGCGTCCCGAGGAGCGGGTCACGCTGACCGCGCTCGCGCGGGAGGTCGGCGTGAGCCCGCATCACCTGCAGCGGACCTTCAAACGGGCGATTGGAATCTCCCCCCGACAATATGCCGACGCGCTTCGGCTCGGACGGCTCAAGCAGCGGCTCCAGGGAAAGGACTCCGTCACCATGGCTCTTTACGAAGCGGGATACGGCTCGAGCAGCAGGCTCTACGAGACCTCGACGCAGCGCCTGGGCATGACCCCGGGCGCCTACCGGGATGGAGGGCGCGGGGCGCGGATCCGGTACGCCGTCGCCGACACGCCGATCGGCCGGGTGCTGGTCGCGGCCACGGAGCGAGGGATCTGCAGCGTGCGAATCGGAGCGTCGGAGAACGCGATGGCGAAGGAGCTCGGACGCGAGTTTCCGACCGCGACCATCGAGCGCGACCGGGAGGGCTTGGCGGAATGGGTCAAGCGGCTCACCCGGCACCTCGAAGGCCGCGCGCCCGAGCTCGACGTGCCGATCGACGTGCGCGCGACCGCGTTTCAGTGGCGTGTCTACGAAGCGCTCCGATCGATTCCGTACGGGGAGACGCGCACGTACCGGGAGGTCGCGCGGTCGATCGGTGCGCCCCAAGCGGCCCGCGCCGTGGGGCGCGCCTGCGCGACGAATCCGGTGGGGATCGTCATCCCCTGCCACCGTGTGGTGCGTGAGGGTGGCGCCCTGGGCGGCTACGCCTGGGGGCTTGGGATCAAGAAGCAGCTGTTGGAATCGGAGCGTCGAGGAGCAGGGCGAGCTCGGCGGCGCTCGTGA
- a CDS encoding CoA-binding protein: MLSPLIVESEEELKSIVRSAKTVAVVGIKDGTDPDAPAYHIPMILQSRGIRIFPVNPKFQTVLGERVYPDLASVPERVDIIDIFRRPDAIPALADEILALPPEKRPAVVWMQSGIKNDAAAQTLAEAGIRVVQDHCLGVYSARYRLPAPETTPRKS; the protein is encoded by the coding sequence ATGCTCTCGCCGCTGATCGTCGAATCCGAGGAAGAGTTGAAATCGATCGTCCGATCCGCGAAGACGGTGGCCGTGGTCGGGATCAAGGACGGGACCGATCCCGACGCGCCCGCGTACCATATTCCGATGATATTGCAGTCGCGGGGGATACGGATCTTCCCCGTGAACCCCAAGTTCCAGACCGTGCTGGGGGAGCGGGTCTATCCCGATCTGGCCTCGGTCCCCGAGCGCGTCGATATTATCGACATATTTCGCCGGCCGGATGCGATCCCGGCCCTCGCGGATGAGATCCTCGCGCTCCCGCCGGAAAAGCGCCCCGCTGTGGTCTGGATGCAATCCGGAATCAAGAACGACGCCGCGGCCCAAACGCTCGCGGAGGCCGGCATCCGCGTCGTCCAGGATCATTGCCTCGGAGTCTATTCCGCTCGCTATCGCCTCCCTGCCCCGGAAACGACCCCCCGAAAATCCTGA
- a CDS encoding tetratricopeptide repeat protein, translating into MLTRQERRFRRRRRSARPAPEALRPAESTPLLLQAAAFLAVFAAAILVNLKTLHYGFLTSWDDPTYVVDNPWIRGLSRENLIYVFTKPYFANYLPLHLVSYMVDYTLWGLNPFGYHLQSVLLNGLNAILALFVTRRLFANFLLAFLAALLFAVHPSHVEAVAWISIRKDLLSTAFLLLTVLFYHRATGSRSLGRGAYAASIGCFTLGLLSKVSIVALPLFLLVLDWFPRAGRRRIPWKAAIANKIPYALIGLVLVRINTLVQVKAKAAYAQDPIPYLMVKGHAVWNYLALLTGIPSGRPVYDTPEFASGLASVAANLAGILVLPAVLWIAHRRRWDALGLGAGWVLALLLPAILFPLVTYMADRYLYGPSLGFCWLLAAGIVAVGRRMESIRLRAGVTAILTALPLTLFAYRTIEYDRAWAGSEPLWKYAIARSKDYRVRNNLAQAMMIEKRWADAERLYRQASAVENIVSHQGLAAVYYDTHRYPEAQREIERALEIAHKHGAAYTDLTDATMEDLAEIEYTAGAIYWVQSQNQKAIEAWEAALRANPRHAGAAQWLRTARGEPAPVTTK; encoded by the coding sequence ATGCTCACCCGGCAGGAGCGCCGATTTCGGAGGCGGCGCCGGAGCGCCAGGCCGGCGCCGGAAGCACTGCGACCGGCCGAGAGCACGCCGCTTCTGCTCCAGGCGGCCGCCTTCCTTGCCGTGTTCGCGGCGGCCATCCTGGTAAATCTAAAGACGCTTCACTACGGGTTTCTCACGAGCTGGGACGATCCCACCTATGTCGTCGACAACCCGTGGATCCGCGGATTGTCGCGCGAGAATCTCATCTACGTATTCACGAAGCCCTACTTCGCGAACTATCTCCCGCTCCACCTCGTCTCGTACATGGTGGACTACACCCTCTGGGGCCTGAATCCGTTCGGATACCACCTCCAGTCGGTGCTCCTGAACGGCCTGAACGCGATCCTGGCCCTCTTCGTCACGCGGCGGCTCTTCGCCAATTTTCTTCTCGCGTTTCTCGCGGCGCTCCTCTTCGCCGTTCATCCTTCCCACGTGGAGGCGGTCGCCTGGATCTCGATCCGGAAGGATCTCCTCTCCACCGCCTTCCTTCTCTTGACGGTCCTCTTCTACCATCGCGCCACCGGCTCTCGATCGCTGGGACGCGGCGCCTACGCCGCCTCGATCGGCTGTTTCACGCTGGGCCTCCTCTCGAAGGTCAGCATCGTGGCCCTCCCGCTCTTCCTCCTCGTCCTGGATTGGTTCCCTCGGGCCGGCCGGCGGCGGATTCCCTGGAAGGCGGCGATCGCGAACAAGATTCCCTACGCGCTGATCGGCCTGGTGCTGGTGAGGATCAACACGCTCGTCCAGGTGAAGGCCAAGGCCGCCTACGCCCAGGATCCGATCCCCTACCTCATGGTCAAGGGACACGCGGTCTGGAACTACCTGGCGCTCCTGACCGGAATCCCGAGCGGGAGGCCTGTCTACGACACGCCCGAATTCGCGTCCGGCCTCGCCTCCGTGGCGGCGAACCTTGCGGGGATCCTCGTGCTCCCCGCGGTCCTCTGGATCGCCCATCGCCGGAGGTGGGATGCGCTGGGCCTGGGCGCGGGCTGGGTGCTGGCCCTTCTCCTGCCGGCGATCCTCTTCCCGCTCGTGACCTACATGGCGGACCGGTACCTCTACGGCCCGTCGCTTGGCTTCTGCTGGCTGCTCGCGGCGGGAATCGTGGCGGTGGGCCGTCGGATGGAATCCATTCGGTTGCGCGCGGGCGTCACGGCGATCCTGACCGCCCTGCCGCTCACGCTGTTCGCCTACAGGACGATCGAGTACGACCGCGCCTGGGCTGGATCGGAGCCGCTCTGGAAATACGCCATCGCCCGGAGCAAGGACTACCGCGTCCGGAACAACCTGGCCCAGGCCATGATGATCGAGAAGCGTTGGGCGGATGCCGAGCGGCTATACAGGCAGGCGTCGGCGGTCGAGAATATCGTCTCCCATCAAGGTCTCGCCGCGGTCTACTACGACACGCACCGGTACCCAGAGGCGCAGCGGGAGATCGAGAGGGCACTGGAGATCGCGCACAAACACGGGGCCGCCTACACCGACCTCACGGACGCGACGATGGAAGACCTGGCGGAGATCGAATACACGGCGGGGGCAATCTACTGGGTTCAGTCGCAGAATCAGAAGGCGATCGAGGCCTGGGAGGCGGCCCTGCGGGCCAACCCGCGCCACGCGGGCGCGGCCCAGTGGCTCAGGACGGCGCGCGGAGAGCCGGCGCCGGTGACGACGAAATAA
- a CDS encoding glycosyltransferase family 2 protein, with amino-acid sequence MIHGKRVIVVLPAYNAARTLQKTYSELPREVVDDVILVDDASQDDTSRLARELGIIPIVHPKNLGYGGNQKTCYRNALQRGADVVIMVHPDYQYTPALVTAMASMVAIGLYDVVLGSRILGGGALRGGMPRYKYIANRVLTLTQNAVTGRKLSEYHTGYRAFSRTVLETLPLDENSDDFVFDNEMLAQVIAFDYSIGEVSCPTRYFDEASSISFPRATRYGLGVLGVCLKLWLHRAGIRRIPLFERNGRRLQIEPLAAASVEGANPKT; translated from the coding sequence GTGATCCATGGAAAGCGAGTCATCGTCGTCCTGCCCGCGTACAACGCGGCCCGGACCCTTCAAAAGACCTACTCCGAGCTTCCCCGAGAGGTGGTCGACGACGTGATCCTTGTCGACGACGCGAGCCAGGACGACACGTCCCGCCTCGCCCGGGAGCTCGGAATTATCCCGATCGTCCATCCCAAGAACCTGGGCTACGGCGGGAACCAGAAGACCTGCTACCGGAACGCGCTCCAGCGCGGCGCCGACGTCGTCATCATGGTGCACCCCGACTACCAGTACACGCCCGCGCTCGTGACCGCGATGGCGTCGATGGTGGCCATCGGCCTCTACGACGTCGTGCTGGGCTCGCGGATCCTCGGCGGGGGCGCGCTCCGCGGCGGGATGCCGCGGTACAAGTACATCGCGAATCGAGTGCTCACGCTCACCCAGAACGCCGTCACGGGCCGCAAGCTCTCCGAATATCACACCGGGTATCGGGCGTTCAGCCGCACCGTCCTCGAGACGCTCCCCCTCGATGAGAATTCGGACGATTTCGTGTTCGACAACGAGATGTTGGCGCAGGTGATCGCCTTCGACTACTCGATCGGCGAGGTGAGCTGCCCCACCCGGTACTTCGACGAGGCGTCGAGCATCTCGTTCCCGCGCGCCACGCGGTACGGGCTCGGCGTGCTCGGGGTTTGCTTGAAGCTCTGGCTCCACCGCGCCGGAATTCGGCGAATCCCGTTGTTCGAGCGGAACGGCCGCAGGCTCCAGATCGAACCCCTGGCCGCGGCGTCCGTCGAGGGCGCCAACCCGAAGACATAG